The segment GAGGTGCCCTAGTGTTAGGTGGGGAACACTAGGGGATGGGCGTTGCTATTCTTGCAGTCTCGCTTGAGTTGTTATTCGAAATTTCTTTTAACATTTCAATGTCTTGAATGTACCTGCGCTCTATGGGACCTCTCATTGCTTCAAAAGAAACAGTCGAATAATGATCAATTTCACTAGCCGGAACATCCGTCAAATCCTTCGCATCAACCAAATCTGATCGATACATAGATTTATTGACCTTATTGTTAAAGTATCTTGACAATGACGGGAATTCTTTCGACATTACTTCACTTAATTTATCAATATTGATAGCATGCGTGTACTCAATGTCGAGAAGGTGAGATTTTTGCGGCCATACATGAGCGTCAATATCCTTAAATGGCAGTTCGGCGTAATCAACAAAATCTCGGAATGTGGCTGTACTGGGGTCTTTTCCAGTTAGCTTCGCAAAATTTTCAAAAATATCCCTGTTACCGCTTCTTTGAATAAATTTGTTTGAAAATGCAGATACGAATCTTTCAAAGGGTTTGCGATACACAAAAATTGCGCAATCAAAATTTATAGATTTTCGATCCCACCTGAAGTCTTTCATTCCACTTATCCCGCTCCCTCCTGTTTTGTCATTTATAATCCTCTTAAAGGCGGAGCAGGCATTTTTTCTAATGTATGTATATAGAATAGTTTTCCCTTCACTATTGGGAATAAAATACTGAAGGTCAGGCCGCCTAAATTCGCCGTTATGGAATTTTGGTTTATACATGATGTAGCAAATCTTCCTCAGATATCTTTGACTGGTAGTTTGAACCATGATGCCTGGTTTTCTTGAAGAAAGCCAAGCCAAAAAGTCGCGCTTGGACAGCTATGCTGCCCTCTCGTGCT is part of the Paracoccus seriniphilus genome and harbors:
- a CDS encoding sulfotransferase family 2 domain-containing protein; amino-acid sequence: MYKPKFHNGEFRRPDLQYFIPNSEGKTILYTYIRKNACSAFKRIINDKTGGSGISGMKDFRWDRKSINFDCAIFVYRKPFERFVSAFSNKFIQRSGNRDIFENFAKLTGKDPSTATFRDFVDYAELPFKDIDAHVWPQKSHLLDIEYTHAINIDKLSEVMSKEFPSLSRYFNNKVNKSMYRSDLVDAKDLTDVPASEIDHYSTVSFEAMRGPIERRYIQDIEMLKEISNNNSSETARIATPIP